CCCAGGTCCTCGACCGAGAGCAGGGTGACGAGCTTGTCCTTGGGCCCTTCGAGGTAGAGTTGGAGCTGAGAGTGCTGGTCGGTGGCGCCCATGGCGACGACCGGCGTGTAGCCGGCGTTGATGAGCTTGCCGGTGCGGGTGGTCCGCTTACCCAGCGATTCGGCCCAGAGCTGGGAATACCACTGGCCGAAGAGCTGCAGCCGGTCGCAGTAAGGCATCAGCACATTGACGGAGACCTTGTTCTTCTTGCCGAGCAGCTTGTGCGCGGCGGCGTAGAAATAGGCGGGGTTGTTCTCGACTTCGCCGTCTTCGCAGCGCGCGCGCATGGCGACCGCGCCCTCGATGATCTGCTGTCCCTGGATTCCCATGAGCGCGGCGGGGAAGAGTCCCACGGCGCTCAGCACGCTGAAGCGACCGCCCACCGAGGGCGGCACTTCGAGTGTGGCGATGCCTTCCTGGCGTGCCAGGCGGCGCAGCTCTCCGTCTTCGGGATCGGTGGTGAAGACGAAGTGGTCCTTCCACTTGGTGCCAAGCGCCTTCTGGAAGCGCTTGGCAATGATGTGGAGCTGCGCGGCGGTTTCCACCGTGCCGCCGGACTTGCTGATGCAGTTGACCAGCGTTTTCTTCGGGTCGAGCGCATCGAAGGTCGTGAGCACCGTGCCCGGGTCCACGTTGTCGAGGAACCACACGCGCTGCGCCTTTTTGGGTTTGGTCCTGAATGAGGCCGC
The genomic region above belongs to Chrysiogenia bacterium and contains:
- a CDS encoding glucose-6-phosphate isomerase; this translates as MATSKSTPAPVRLDTRWIYDVELPLGGLTAADFESLLPTAIRAHRQIQTEREKGRMGFYELADPSAAIWKQSRRVATQTWKKEFTDLVVLGIGGSALGARALQQALAPETIPGSAASFRTKPKKAQRVWFLDNVDPGTVLTTFDALDPKKTLVNCISKSGGTVETAAQLHIIAKRFQKALGTKWKDHFVFTTDPEDGELRRLARQEGIATLEVPPSVGGRFSVLSAVGLFPAALMGIQGQQIIEGAVAMRARCEDGEVENNPAYFYAAAHKLLGKKNKVSVNVLMPYCDRLQLFGQWYSQLWAESLGKRTTRTGKLINAGYTPVVAMGATDQHSQLQLYLEGPKDKLVTLLSVEDLGKDVAIPPTVAGSKKDAAMSFLGGHKLGELLKAERDATKAALCRNGVPVLDLRVPAVNPHTMGELIFFFEVATVFAGELLGVNPLDQPAVEVGKRYANAIMGRPGFEDLADDVAPFRAPDTKFLK